The following proteins are encoded in a genomic region of Burkholderia stabilis:
- a CDS encoding RidA family protein — protein MNRDDKLKQVAAEFGFDPDEEIRIGGKYTPVLVDGSTAYIAGQIPRVGDVVRFVGIVGESVSLDDARRAAGISALRALSLVRKHCGTLDAIASVPRMTVYVRSTPDFSMQSEVADGASDVLYSVLGDTGVHTRSSVGVLQLPKGASVEADFIFGLNRGDAGK, from the coding sequence ATGAACAGAGACGATAAGCTGAAGCAGGTCGCGGCCGAATTCGGATTCGATCCGGACGAGGAAATCAGGATCGGCGGAAAGTACACGCCCGTTCTGGTGGACGGAAGCACTGCGTATATCGCCGGTCAGATTCCGCGGGTGGGGGATGTCGTGCGGTTCGTCGGCATCGTGGGCGAATCCGTTTCGCTGGACGACGCTCGCCGTGCAGCCGGCATCTCGGCGCTGCGCGCGCTGTCGCTGGTTCGAAAACATTGCGGCACGCTCGATGCGATCGCGTCGGTTCCCCGCATGACCGTTTATGTGCGGAGTACGCCCGACTTCTCGATGCAAAGCGAAGTGGCCGATGGCGCATCCGACGTGTTGTATTCGGTACTCGGCGATACGGGCGTTCATACGCGTTCGTCCGTCGGCGTGCTGCAATTGCCGAAGGGCGCGTCGGTGGAAGCGGATTTCATTTTCGGGTTGAACCGCGGCGATGCCGGCAAATGA
- a CDS encoding TRAP transporter small permease, with protein sequence MTRRTSLNSAAAAGASAAAPDGAAPPRPHAAPFLRCVNDVLFRALAVIASACLAVLTVLVFYAVVMRYVFENAPDFVEPIALLLVIVIAMFGAAMKVRDGGHIGLDSLVRRLSPNARTVVIAIQHLSLIAFAIMIMVGCGSMAAETMGDRIPIIGLPEGVRYLIAMPAAIAIILFSLEHLLALRRSSSGQ encoded by the coding sequence GTGACGCGTCGCACCTCACTGAACAGCGCGGCGGCCGCGGGTGCGTCGGCCGCCGCCCCGGACGGCGCGGCGCCGCCGCGGCCGCACGCCGCGCCGTTTCTGCGCTGCGTGAACGACGTGCTGTTCCGCGCGCTGGCCGTGATCGCGTCGGCGTGTCTCGCGGTGCTCACGGTGCTGGTGTTCTACGCGGTCGTGATGCGCTACGTGTTCGAGAATGCGCCGGATTTCGTCGAGCCGATCGCACTGCTGCTGGTGATCGTGATCGCGATGTTCGGTGCGGCGATGAAGGTGCGCGACGGCGGCCATATCGGCCTCGATTCGCTCGTGCGCCGGCTGTCGCCGAACGCGCGCACCGTCGTGATTGCGATCCAGCATCTGAGCCTGATCGCGTTCGCGATCATGATCATGGTCGGCTGCGGCAGCATGGCCGCCGAGACGATGGGTGACCGCATTCCGATCATCGGATTGCCCGAAGGCGTGCGCTACCTGATCGCGATGCCCGCGGCGATCGCCATCATCCTCTTCTCGCTCGAGCACCTGCTCGCGCTTCGTCGTTCTTCGTCGGGACAATAA
- a CDS encoding NAD-dependent epimerase/dehydratase family protein, with protein sequence MHTDTDLPVMVTGATGYVAGQLVQRLLEAGLTVHAAVRDPDNPDKLTHLQRIASGTPGTIRYFRADLLDPGSYADAMAGCGIVFHTASPFNVHVRDPQKELVDPALLGTRNVLETANRTPSVRRVVLTSSCAAIYGDNADLVATPGGVFTEAIWNTSSSLAHQPYSYSKTVAEREAWKIAGGQDRWDLVTVNPSLVIGPGINPYATSESFEIVRQMGNGTMKAGVPDIGIGAVDVRDVADAHLRAAFLPGAHGRYIVSGHDTSLLAMAATLLDRYGADYPIPRRMLPKWLVWLIGPLANKDLTRRVIARNVGFPWRADNSRSRNELGIRYRPLAESMTALFQQLVETGQLRK encoded by the coding sequence ATGCATACCGATACCGATCTACCGGTCATGGTGACCGGCGCCACCGGCTATGTCGCAGGCCAGCTCGTGCAACGGCTGCTCGAAGCCGGCCTGACGGTCCATGCGGCCGTCCGCGACCCCGACAACCCGGACAAGCTGACGCATCTCCAGCGCATCGCCTCCGGCACGCCCGGCACGATCCGTTATTTTCGCGCCGACCTGCTCGACCCCGGATCGTACGCGGACGCGATGGCCGGTTGCGGGATCGTGTTCCATACCGCGTCGCCGTTCAACGTCCACGTCCGCGATCCGCAAAAGGAATTGGTCGATCCCGCGCTGCTCGGCACGCGCAACGTGCTCGAAACGGCAAACCGTACGCCGTCGGTCCGGCGTGTGGTGCTGACCAGCAGTTGCGCCGCGATCTACGGCGACAACGCCGATCTCGTCGCGACACCGGGCGGCGTGTTCACCGAGGCCATCTGGAACACCAGCTCGTCGCTGGCCCATCAGCCCTATTCGTATTCGAAGACCGTCGCCGAGCGCGAAGCATGGAAAATCGCCGGCGGGCAAGACCGCTGGGATCTCGTGACCGTCAATCCGTCGCTCGTCATCGGGCCGGGGATCAATCCATACGCCACGTCCGAAAGCTTCGAGATCGTGCGGCAGATGGGCAACGGTACGATGAAAGCGGGTGTACCGGATATCGGCATCGGCGCGGTCGACGTGCGCGATGTGGCGGATGCCCATCTCCGGGCCGCGTTCCTGCCGGGCGCACACGGCCGCTATATCGTCTCGGGCCATGACACGAGCCTGCTGGCGATGGCGGCAACGCTGCTCGACCGGTATGGCGCCGACTATCCGATCCCGCGGCGCATGCTGCCCAAATGGCTCGTATGGCTGATCGGCCCGCTGGCGAACAAGGACCTGACGCGTCGCGTGATTGCACGCAACGTCGGCTTTCCCTGGCGCGCCGACAACAGCCGCAGCCGCAACGAACTCGGCATTCGCTACCGCCCGCTCGCCGAATCGATGACCGCGCTCTTTCAGCAGTTGGTCGAGACCGGGCAATTGCGGAAATGA
- a CDS encoding TRAP transporter substrate-binding protein, with translation MKHRFTRSRIALAVALMAGFTMSAQARVFRSADVHGDNFPTNMAVKFMGDELSKQTGGKDSIKVFGNSALGSEKDTVDQVRIGAIDMARVNGASFNEIVPESLIPSFPFLFRDVDHFRKAMYGPAGQKILDAFTAKGMIALTFYESGARSIYAKRPVRSPADMKGLKVRVQPSDLMVDEIKAMGGTPTPMPFAEVYTGLKTGLVDAAENNMPSYEETKHYEVAPDYSETQHAMTPEVLVFSKKIWDTLSPQEQAAIRKAAADSVPYYQKLWTAREASAQQAVTKGGAKILPAAQIDRAAFVKAMQPLWTKYEKTPQMKQIVDEIEATK, from the coding sequence ATGAAGCACCGATTCACCCGCTCCCGTATCGCACTGGCCGTCGCGCTGATGGCCGGCTTCACGATGTCCGCGCAGGCGCGCGTGTTCCGCTCGGCGGACGTGCACGGCGACAACTTCCCGACCAACATGGCCGTGAAGTTCATGGGTGACGAGCTGTCGAAGCAGACGGGCGGCAAGGATTCGATCAAGGTGTTCGGCAACAGCGCGCTCGGCTCCGAGAAGGACACGGTCGACCAGGTCCGGATCGGCGCGATCGACATGGCGCGCGTGAACGGCGCGTCGTTCAACGAGATCGTGCCGGAGTCGCTGATCCCGTCGTTCCCGTTCCTGTTCCGCGACGTCGATCATTTCCGCAAGGCGATGTACGGCCCGGCCGGCCAGAAGATCCTCGATGCGTTCACCGCTAAGGGGATGATCGCGCTGACGTTCTACGAGAGCGGCGCGCGTTCGATCTACGCGAAGCGTCCGGTGCGCTCGCCGGCCGACATGAAAGGGCTGAAGGTGCGCGTGCAACCGTCCGACCTGATGGTCGACGAGATCAAGGCGATGGGCGGCACGCCGACGCCGATGCCGTTCGCCGAGGTGTACACGGGCCTGAAGACGGGCCTCGTCGACGCGGCGGAAAACAACATGCCGTCGTACGAAGAAACCAAGCATTACGAAGTAGCACCCGATTATTCGGAGACGCAGCACGCGATGACGCCGGAAGTGCTGGTGTTCTCGAAGAAGATCTGGGACACGCTGTCGCCGCAGGAGCAGGCGGCGATCCGGAAGGCGGCGGCCGATTCGGTGCCGTACTACCAGAAGCTGTGGACCGCGCGCGAGGCGTCCGCGCAGCAGGCGGTGACCAAGGGCGGCGCGAAGATCCTGCCGGCTGCGCAGATCGATCGCGCGGCGTTCGTGAAGGCGATGCAGCCGCTGTGGACGAAGTACGAGAAGACGCCGCAGATGAAGCAGATCGTCGACGAGATCGAGGCGACCAAGTGA
- a CDS encoding histidinol-phosphate transaminase, with translation MFFAAVKTCCTDQSITYGVFSMQQPWKEVSLPDLPLREDLRLQHAYGAPQLDVPVCLNVNENPYPPSPALVERIAAAVADAARAANRYPDRDFAELRTHLAAYLTHDTGVTVDASRVWAGNGSNEVIQQVLQAFGGPGRSALAFTPAYPMYDEYCRTTFTRLHTLPRTEDFALDLNQAIDSIRAHRPSVILLTSPNNPTGTALPVDDIRAILDIAPGVVVVDEAYAEFRRKGVRSAVTLLPDHPRLIVSRTLSKAFKFAGGRVGYCACAPAIVDALKLVRLPYHLSAFTQAAACAALVARDEMLSQVEAIKTERDATVDWLRSLGLAVADSDANFVMFGKFADRHRIWSGLLRHGVLIRESGPPEYLRVSIGTAAEMAAFRAALLAVMASA, from the coding sequence TTGTTTTTTGCCGCCGTAAAAACCTGCTGCACGGATCAATCGATAACGTACGGAGTGTTTTCAATGCAACAACCCTGGAAAGAAGTGTCCTTGCCGGATTTGCCGCTCAGGGAGGATCTGCGGTTGCAGCACGCGTACGGCGCGCCGCAACTCGATGTGCCGGTCTGCCTGAACGTCAACGAGAATCCCTATCCGCCGTCGCCGGCACTTGTCGAGCGCATCGCGGCGGCGGTGGCCGACGCGGCGCGAGCGGCGAACCGCTATCCCGACCGCGACTTTGCCGAACTGCGCACGCATCTGGCGGCCTATCTGACGCACGATACCGGCGTGACGGTCGACGCATCGCGTGTCTGGGCCGGCAACGGCTCGAATGAAGTGATTCAGCAGGTTCTGCAGGCATTCGGCGGCCCGGGGCGATCGGCGCTGGCCTTTACGCCCGCGTATCCGATGTATGACGAATACTGCCGCACGACCTTCACGCGCCTGCATACGTTGCCGCGCACCGAGGATTTCGCGCTCGATCTGAATCAGGCGATCGACAGCATCCGCGCGCATCGGCCGAGCGTGATCCTGCTGACGTCGCCGAACAACCCGACCGGGACCGCGCTTCCTGTAGACGATATCCGTGCCATCCTCGACATCGCGCCGGGCGTCGTCGTCGTGGACGAAGCCTATGCGGAGTTTCGGCGCAAAGGGGTCCGCAGCGCGGTAACGCTGCTGCCCGACCATCCTCGGCTGATCGTCTCGCGCACGTTGAGCAAGGCGTTCAAATTTGCCGGAGGGCGCGTCGGATATTGCGCGTGCGCGCCGGCAATCGTGGACGCGCTGAAGCTGGTCCGCCTGCCTTATCACCTGTCGGCTTTTACCCAGGCCGCGGCCTGCGCGGCGCTGGTCGCGCGTGACGAAATGCTGTCGCAGGTCGAAGCGATCAAGACCGAGCGCGATGCCACCGTCGACTGGCTGCGCAGCCTGGGGCTCGCGGTGGCCGATTCCGACGCCAACTTCGTGATGTTCGGCAAGTTTGCGGATCGCCACCGGATATGGAGCGGACTCCTGCGCCACGGGGTCCTGATTCGCGAGTCGGGGCCGCCGGAATACCTGCGCGTGTCGATCGGTACTGCAGCGGAGATGGCCGCGTTTCGTGCGGCATTGCTGGCCGTGATGGCGTCGGCGTGA
- a CDS encoding AraC family transcriptional regulator, translated as MNRFAISPGWQIVIVDLGLCVDEVLRRAQLPVDLFTRPRSGLTTREYFRMWLTLEEMVGKPAIALHVLDLVAAEAFNPSIFAALCSPNLEVAMRRISQFKPLIGPLCLHVARDADMLTLTVEFLERDVPPPGSLLAIELGFFVKVARLATRTRVSARAVTLPRELRPDPGYARFFGVPPRYGDAPAVSLSLQDARRPFVTANDAMWQIFEPDLRRRLDLLSAEAGIVERVRAALLELIPGGVATVDDVARKLAISKRTLQRRLGDEGASFKAILAEVREKLAWHYLDRSDLPCSQIAFLLGYQDPNSFFRAFNEWTGMTPEAARSRTTR; from the coding sequence ATGAACCGCTTCGCGATTTCGCCGGGCTGGCAGATCGTGATCGTCGATCTCGGCCTGTGTGTCGACGAGGTGCTGCGGCGCGCGCAATTACCCGTCGATCTGTTCACACGGCCACGGAGCGGGCTGACGACCCGCGAGTATTTCCGCATGTGGCTCACGCTGGAGGAGATGGTCGGCAAGCCCGCCATCGCGCTGCACGTACTCGATCTCGTCGCGGCCGAAGCGTTCAATCCGTCGATCTTCGCAGCGCTTTGCAGTCCGAACCTCGAGGTCGCCATGCGGCGCATCAGCCAGTTCAAGCCGCTGATCGGCCCGCTCTGCCTGCACGTCGCGCGCGACGCCGACATGCTCACGCTCACCGTCGAATTCCTCGAGCGGGACGTGCCGCCGCCCGGGTCACTGCTCGCGATCGAACTCGGCTTCTTCGTGAAGGTGGCGCGCCTTGCCACCCGCACCCGCGTGTCTGCCCGGGCCGTCACGCTGCCGCGCGAGCTCAGGCCCGATCCTGGCTACGCGCGTTTTTTCGGCGTGCCCCCTCGATACGGCGACGCACCCGCCGTGAGCCTCTCGCTGCAGGACGCACGACGTCCGTTCGTCACGGCCAACGACGCGATGTGGCAGATCTTCGAACCCGACCTGCGCCGCCGCCTCGATCTGCTGTCGGCCGAAGCGGGCATCGTCGAGCGCGTGCGGGCTGCACTGCTCGAGCTGATTCCCGGTGGCGTCGCCACGGTGGACGATGTCGCTCGCAAGCTTGCGATCAGCAAGCGCACGCTACAGCGGCGGCTCGGCGACGAAGGCGCGAGCTTCAAGGCCATCCTCGCGGAGGTGCGCGAAAAACTCGCCTGGCACTACCTCGATCGCTCGGACCTGCCCTGCAGCCAGATCGCTTTCCTGCTCGGCTACCAGGATCCGAACTCGTTCTTCCGCGCATTCAATGAATGGACCGGCATGACGCCGGAGGCCGCACGCTCGCGGACGACACGCTGA
- a CDS encoding H-NS family nucleoid-associated regulatory protein: MATYKELKAQMEALAEKAEAARAAEFQTIVDDIRAKVAEFGITEKDIFGVRRGRSAKQAAAPVQAKYRDPKTGATWSGRGRAPAWIKDAKNRNRFLIQE, translated from the coding sequence ATGGCGACTTACAAGGAACTGAAAGCCCAAATGGAAGCTTTGGCCGAGAAAGCCGAAGCAGCGCGCGCCGCGGAATTCCAGACGATCGTCGACGACATCCGCGCCAAGGTCGCGGAATTCGGCATTACCGAGAAAGACATTTTCGGTGTACGCCGAGGTCGTTCGGCCAAGCAAGCGGCCGCACCCGTGCAGGCGAAGTATCGTGACCCGAAGACCGGCGCAACCTGGTCCGGCCGCGGTCGCGCGCCCGCATGGATCAAGGATGCGAAGAACCGTAATCGATTCCTGATTCAGGAATAA
- a CDS encoding TRAP transporter large permease gives MELAILSVSFLIFLVLGVPVSFALGIACVLTYMVEGLPIATAMQAMISGMNAFSFLAVPFFIFSGELMLHGGIADRILRFAQASVGHFRGGLGMANVVACTLFGGVSGSPTADTSAMGGAVIPLMKREGYSAAYAVNVTTHASLAGALMPTSTNMIIYAFAAQGITGMLHGQPVSGVSIGDLLFSGLLPVLWVMGFVLAAAYWQAVRHGYPRRADGSSALPSFPGWYAVLRSFVGAVPGLMVIAIILVCVAKGIATATEAAAIAVVYSLVLTAIVYRTLTVEKLRRALSHAARTTGVVLLLIAVSNMLRFQMSYLEIPDAIEGLLKQSTAAPWLMLLYINIIQVFLGTFVDMAAHILITTPLFLPIAMACGVGPVQFGIMLLLNCSLGLVHPPIGSVQFVGCAIGNVSIGETTKMAWPYYLAIFSAINIVTYLPFFSTWLPSVISGHAVF, from the coding sequence ATGGAACTCGCGATCCTGTCCGTCAGTTTTCTGATTTTCCTCGTGCTCGGCGTGCCCGTGTCGTTCGCGCTCGGGATAGCCTGCGTGCTGACCTATATGGTCGAAGGCCTGCCGATCGCGACCGCGATGCAGGCGATGATCTCGGGGATGAATGCGTTCTCGTTCCTCGCGGTGCCGTTCTTCATTTTCTCCGGCGAGCTGATGCTGCACGGCGGCATCGCGGACCGGATCCTGCGCTTCGCGCAGGCGAGCGTCGGCCATTTCCGCGGCGGCCTCGGGATGGCGAACGTCGTCGCTTGTACGCTGTTCGGCGGCGTGTCGGGTTCGCCGACCGCCGATACGTCGGCGATGGGCGGCGCGGTGATTCCGCTGATGAAGCGCGAAGGCTACAGCGCCGCGTATGCGGTGAACGTGACGACGCACGCGTCGCTCGCCGGCGCGCTGATGCCGACGTCGACCAACATGATCATCTACGCGTTCGCCGCGCAAGGGATCACGGGGATGCTGCACGGCCAGCCGGTGAGCGGCGTGTCGATCGGCGACCTGCTGTTCTCGGGCCTGCTGCCCGTGTTGTGGGTGATGGGCTTCGTGCTCGCGGCCGCTTACTGGCAGGCCGTGCGTCACGGTTATCCGCGCCGTGCGGACGGTTCGTCGGCGCTGCCGTCGTTTCCCGGCTGGTACGCGGTGCTGCGCAGCTTCGTCGGCGCGGTGCCCGGGCTGATGGTGATCGCGATCATCCTCGTGTGCGTCGCGAAGGGGATTGCGACCGCGACGGAAGCCGCCGCGATCGCCGTCGTCTACTCGCTCGTGCTGACCGCGATCGTCTACCGGACGCTGACCGTCGAAAAGCTGCGCCGCGCGCTGTCGCATGCGGCCCGCACGACGGGTGTCGTGCTGCTGCTGATCGCGGTGTCGAACATGCTGCGCTTCCAGATGTCGTACCTGGAGATTCCGGATGCGATCGAAGGGCTGCTGAAGCAGTCGACCGCCGCGCCGTGGCTGATGCTGCTGTACATCAACATCATCCAGGTGTTCCTCGGCACGTTCGTCGACATGGCCGCGCACATCCTGATCACGACGCCGCTGTTCCTGCCGATCGCGATGGCGTGCGGCGTCGGGCCGGTCCAGTTCGGGATCATGCTGCTGCTGAACTGCTCGCTCGGCCTCGTGCACCCGCCGATCGGCTCGGTGCAGTTCGTCGGATGCGCGATCGGCAACGTGTCGATCGGCGAGACGACGAAGATGGCGTGGCCGTATTACCTCGCGATCTTCAGCGCGATCAACATCGTCACCTACCTGCCGTTCTTCTCGACGTGGCTGCCGAGCGTCATCAGCGGGCACGCGGTGTTCTGA
- a CDS encoding helix-turn-helix transcriptional regulator, whose translation MQRNDLIPSAWIDDIYAAALGDQRWEAVLDGLRSSVGVRMATLLSFDEAAQLPAIEQAAGDDPSWVAACQRAYNTEFYLYDPVVPVAGNWPAGRWFEDVKHLSPEQRTHGLFYQEFMRPYGLGSISGLYIHRGEGSGAFLSVQGSSESQGLSDDQRHTIEIMGAHISRALRIHARIGLLEARVAAAESALDAIPVPVFLLGERRELRYTNRAADQLIAAEPAVRIVNGRFAPEGCVDDAQWRHAFARGGLLLRRATGESLPLALMPVPERSRLMRERPGVAALMTAADLRSPSARAQRLRVFYGLSLAEADLAVLLCCDGLSPQACAELRGVSIGTVRTQIKAIYAKTEVARAAQLTALVMQA comes from the coding sequence ATGCAACGGAACGATTTGATTCCATCGGCATGGATCGATGACATCTACGCGGCAGCACTGGGCGATCAACGATGGGAAGCGGTGCTGGACGGGCTGCGATCGTCGGTGGGCGTGCGCATGGCCACGCTGCTGTCGTTCGACGAGGCGGCGCAGCTGCCGGCGATCGAGCAGGCGGCGGGCGACGACCCATCATGGGTCGCCGCGTGCCAGCGTGCATACAACACCGAGTTCTATCTGTACGACCCGGTCGTGCCGGTTGCCGGCAACTGGCCGGCGGGCCGCTGGTTCGAGGACGTCAAGCACCTGTCTCCGGAACAGCGCACGCACGGCCTGTTCTATCAGGAGTTCATGCGCCCCTACGGGCTCGGCAGCATTTCCGGCCTGTACATTCATCGCGGCGAGGGCAGCGGCGCCTTCCTCAGCGTCCAGGGCAGCTCCGAATCGCAGGGGCTGTCCGACGATCAGCGTCACACAATCGAAATCATGGGCGCGCACATCAGCCGGGCGCTGCGGATTCACGCGCGCATCGGGCTGCTCGAAGCGCGCGTGGCCGCCGCCGAATCGGCGCTCGATGCGATCCCGGTGCCGGTTTTCCTGCTCGGCGAGCGGCGCGAACTGCGCTACACGAACCGCGCGGCCGACCAACTGATCGCGGCGGAACCCGCGGTACGGATCGTGAACGGGCGTTTCGCGCCGGAAGGCTGCGTCGACGATGCGCAATGGCGGCACGCATTCGCTCGCGGCGGGCTGCTGCTGCGGCGCGCGACGGGCGAATCGCTGCCGCTTGCGTTGATGCCAGTCCCCGAACGGTCGCGCCTGATGCGCGAGCGGCCCGGCGTCGCGGCGCTGATGACGGCCGCCGACCTGCGTTCGCCGTCGGCCCGCGCGCAGCGGTTGCGCGTGTTCTACGGGCTGTCGCTGGCCGAGGCCGATCTCGCGGTGCTGCTGTGTTGCGACGGGCTGTCGCCGCAGGCGTGCGCCGAGCTGCGCGGCGTGTCGATCGGCACGGTCCGCACGCAGATCAAGGCGATCTACGCGAAGACGGAAGTGGCGCGCGCGGCGCAACTGACGGCGCTGGTCATGCAGGCGTGA